In Zingiber officinale cultivar Zhangliang chromosome 1A, Zo_v1.1, whole genome shotgun sequence, a genomic segment contains:
- the LOC122038771 gene encoding sulfate transporter 1.3-like → MGSSRDIAIGPVAVVSILLGNLLQDEVDPIESKAEYLRLAFTATFFAGVFQAALGFFRLGFIIDFLSHAAIIGFMGGAAITIGLQQLKGFLGIRNFTKDTDIVSVMRSVWRPVHHGWNWQTIMIATSCLIFLLIAKYIAKKNKKLFWVSAIAPLISVIVSTFFVYITRADKKGVAIVNHIKKGLNPSSASQIYFSGLHLKQGLRIGAITGMVALTEGVAIGRTFAAMKDYQLDGNKEMLAIGTMNVIGSLTSCYVATGSFSRSAVNYMAGCCTPVSNIVMSMVVMLTLLVITPLFKYTPNAVLAAIIISAVLYLIDFEAAYSIWKVDKFDFVACMGAFLGVIFISIEIGLLIAVCISFTKILLHVTRLKTAKLGKLPGTAIYRNVEQYAETIKIPGVLIVRVDAAIYFTNANYARERILRWLRDEQEHAKENKETEIKFLIVVLSPVSDIDTSGIHALEELLVSLKKHDIQLLLSNPGVEVIHKLQSSEFIEHIGRDRIFLTVEDAVKACAPQASENV, encoded by the exons ATGGGCAGTTCGAGGGACATCGCGATAGGGCCAGTGGCGGTCGTTTCCATCCTTCTCGGTAACCTCCTTCAGGACGAGGTGGATCCAATAGAGAGCAAGGCAGAGTACCTACGCCTGGCCTTCACAGCGACCTTCTTCGCCGGCGTCTTTCAGGCAGCTCTTGGATTCTTCAG ATTGGGCTTCATCATCGACTTCCTGTCTCACGCTGCCATCATCGGATTCATGGGCGGCGCAGCTATCACCATCGGCCTTCAGCAGCTGAAAGGATTCCTTGGCATCAGGAATTTTACCAAGGACACCGACATCGTCTCCGTCATGAGATCTGTTTGGCGTCCAGTTCATCACGGG TGGAACTGGCAAACGATCATGATAGCTACGTCTTGTTTAATCTTCCTTCTAATCGCCAAGTACATC gcaaagaagaacaagaagctttTCTGGGTTTCTGCAATCGCGCCACTCATATCCGTGATCGTTTCGACCTTTTTCGTGTATATAACTCGTGCAGACAAGAAAGGCGTGGCAATT GTGAATCATATTAAAAAAGGACTCAACCCTTCGTCTGCAAGTCAGATCTACTTCAGCGGTCTGCACCTCAAGCAAGGACTTAGAATTGGAGCAATAACTGGAATGGTAGCCCTCACG GAAGGAGTAGCCATCGGGAGAACCTTTGCTGCTAtgaaagactatcaactggatgGAAACAAGGAAATGCTCGCGATAGGAACCATGAATGTGATCGGTTCGTTGACTTCCTGCTATGTCGCAACAG GTTCCTTCTCTCGCTCGGCAGTCAACTACATGGCTGGTTGCTGCACCCCTGTCTCCAACATAGTTATGTCAATGGTGGTGATGCTAACCTTGCTGGTGATCACTCCCCTATTCAAGTACACCCCGAACGCAGTACTGGCAGCCATCATCATCTCGGCAGTGCTCTATCTGATCGACTTTGAAGCAGCCTATAGTATTTGGAAGGTCGACAAATTTGACTTCGTTGCGTGCATGGGAGCTTTCTTGGGCGTTATCTTCATATCCATCGAAATTGGCCTCCTAATTGCT GTCTGCATCTCATTCACTAAGATACTTCTGCATGTGACGAGACTGAAGACGGCTAAACTTGGGAAACTTCCAGGGACCGCGATATACAGAAATGTGGAACAATATGCAGAAACAATCAAAATCCCTGGAGTTCTGATCGTCAGAGTTGATGCGGCTATCTATTTCACCAATGCCAATTATGCAAGAGAGAG GATTCTGAGGTGGTTAAGGGATGAACAAGAACACGCAAAGGAGAATAAAGAGACAGAAATCAAGTTCTTGATTGTAGTCCTGTCGC CGGTGTCTGACATCGACACAAGTGGTATTCATGCTCTTGAAGAACTACTTGTTAGCCTGAAAAAACATGATATTCAG CTGCTTCTCTCAAATCCTGGGGTGGAAGTGATCCACAAGTTGCAGTCATCGGAGTTCATTGAGCACATAGGCCGTGATAGAATCTTCCTCACTGTTGAAGATGCAGTCAAGGCTTGTGCTCCACAAGCGAGTGAGAATGTATGA